The window TTCTGTCACTTTGGTCTTATGCAGGAAAAAGGTTGTATGTGTACCGTTACTATAACTCGCTTGATAGACGCCTCAACATGGTGGTTCCCTTCATGCAATTTCTGCAACAAGTCATGTAAGCAAGAAGGTTGTGATTTCATCTGTTATGAATGTGGGACTACTAATAAATTTTCTTACAAGTAAGTAGCCACCCCTTTACATTATACCACCATTAAGTTCATCTAATAACGAAATCTTATATGGCTGTGCTTTTCTTATACTTTCAAAAAAGGTACAAGCTAAACTTTATAACCAGTGACGGTACAGAAGAAGCTGAAATGATATGTTTTGGTGAGATCGGCCGTCGGATTGTAGGAAAGCCAGTCGAAACAGTTATGCGCACCCCAAAAGGAAATGATTTACTACCTCTAGATGTCGCCGGCATTGTCTCTTCCAAATTCACATTTACTGTATTAATGACTGAAAAGAGCTATCGGGTGCCGAAGAAAAGTTATCGAATAACTTCAATTGTTACCGCCTATGGAAAGCAAAAGATCACACCAAGCCTCTCTCAGAATGCTCCACAATCATCTCAGGACATAGGAACATCTGATAAAGAAATTGCCAAAGTAGAAACTATCTCTGCAGCAAGTTGTCCTTCAAGCAGTCAGCTGTATGGTCTCCTTACTCCCACAAAGACGCTCCCTATACAATCCATGCACTTACAGACACCAGAAAAAAGTGTCCTACTATCTTCCAAGGATGCTGATGTACAAGTTGTAGAGTACGTCTCATATACTACTTCATTAATTCTTATGCCGTAAATTTCTTGCCACTAATTAGTTTGTACCACTGCTACCATCTAATTTTTTATCCCTGCACATAGGGATGCTGAAGCAACAAATAAATCTGCAAAAAAACGTCTGTACACGTCTGTTATGGAGGCAGAAAAGGTAAGAAAATCCTCGCCTTGAACATTGTAATACCTATCAGTTCTTTATAACCCATGTATCATGGCCATGATATTTACATTTCTATCATTTGTAGTCCAAAGTTCCAAATAAGTCGTCAGACAAAGACATGCCTGATATACCAACTGAACTTGCCAAAAATGATGCCGCCATTCCAAGTCTATCTACAAAGTGAGCATGCTCTTTTCCAAAGCAAACCATCCAACTTTATTATACATATATCCATCGATTGCATTTCTTCTTCTCTGCTAAAATTACTTAAACATTTAGGATGGCTGAAAAACAAGAGCCAATCAATCAGGAAAAGGCAATTTATGGCAAAGGAACAAAATCCAGCAAGAAATGATGACTGCTGAGGTATTAAATTAAGCCCTCATGTTTTTTCGAAACCAACCCGCGGTCCGCGGTTAAAAAATCGCTCCCCCCTCTCGTCCCGTTTCACggtggaaaaaaaaatctctcttcctgcgccctcctccctcctcgcttGGCGGCGCTGGCGGAGTCCTCCacggggccacggcggcggcggccatggcgcgtccgctgctccttccccttctcctccgccgcccggaCGACTCCTCAACAACATTTCTTATCATTCTACAAATTGAATTTGTATACTTATATTATTTTCTCTCGTAAATGCAGCCTTTTGTCAACCTGCTCAGCTACATCAGCCTACAAGGATGCTGCTCACAAAACAGCTCAAACTATCTGATGAAACGTTGTTTACTATAACAACTGAACTTGAGCTGGGTTGCAATAACTGTCTGCATCACTTATGAAGTATGCAAACGACTATTAGAACTACTATTAATATGTATGTGCTGTCCAGTAATAGAAATCAGTAGTTATGTCTGTATGCTCAAGAACTCTATAACTATGTTGCCTAAGTCTATGTATCTTGAACATTTATCCTCTGCGTGAGAAATCTTAGCTTGTGTTCCAATCAAAAATGTCTTGCAACACAAATCCTTGGTGGGAAAAAAATGGATATGCCCAAGTCTACATAAACAACCAAAAAATTGTTTAAAAAGATATCGAACGTAGTATATATTTACAATTCAGGCCCATTTGCTTGGCAAGCCCAATACATAGCACCTCCGTGGGCCGTTTACCAAGTCATACTGTGCATAAAAAAATAACTCTACCGCCTATCGATTATTGTGAGTATAAACAAAAAAACTAACATAAAATTTACAATATCCTTCATCACACTTCCCCGCTAAAAAGAAAATCTGTTTAACAATCTGTTCTATTTCTCTTCTTTTCGATAAAATCGAACACTGTTCATAAGTACAGATCAGGCCTATTCTCTTGCTAAGCCCAATATGTAGCACCTCGGTGGGCCGTTCACCAAAACAGACTCcaaatatattaaaaaaaaactctaccaACTATTGATTATTGTGGGTACAACAACCAATTTAAAAACACAAATATATACGGCTGATATAACATCTACTAAACAAAAAGTTACACAACGTTTACAGGCTCGCGCGCGATAGCGCGCGTCAAGCACTAGTGTAGTAGCATGTTTTGTCCCTTTCCTTGTCACCCTGGCAACTAGTCTCTGCCCAAACTCACGGCTACCATCGAGCCTTGCCTCGCCACGCCGCACCCCACCTGAACCTTGGTCCCGCTCCGAGCATTGCCCTGCCATTGCTATTGCCTGGGCTTCCGCCACCGCCGTGCCACGGCCTCACCACGCTGCGGTGACCATGCACAGCACCTAAGCCCGTGCGCGAGCCCTGCACCACGTGAGGCCATGCCGAGGTCGCTACTGTGGAGATCGTGACTGCCTCAACCTCGTCTGGACCCACGCGGGCCTCGTTCGTGCTGCAGTTGTGGCTTTGCCATGGACTCATGCGTGTGTGCGTTGTCCTACCGCCGAGCCTTCGGCTCTATTGACATCTAAAATTAGCATCAACCGGTCttaccgagcggtctgaccggtcgaggcactgtggcctgtctGGCAGAgaccgaccagtctgaccggtctaggaggacTCCGAGTCAATTAAGGATTTTTGTAGATCTAGATCTATAATAGGGattccttgcgggataagtccaccccactctataaatataaatggtcacggccgattgagaatatccaatcaaaCAAATTAATACAAACTCTATTTTTTATCCTCTTTACTTTTTctctaaaccctagcttttccaaccctcatctgctgttcttccttcgtctccgcgacgtctgaaggcgttctaggtggcctgccgatcctagaacaaccctacgtgcgcctgccctgacggggtccctcccgggctagCGTTCGCAGATCGTCGCCGTTTTaacccggcgaccggtctgaccggtcccttagaccggtctgaccgctcgacgcaggaggtgctgcattGAGCTCCTCCTCGCACCGCACAATCTAGCGTGTTCGTGTGTTGACCCGTAAAtggcgtcaacatacttttttggtgactccgctggggaagaaagatcttggttagcaaaaccgatctaatctaccccGAAGAAGATGGGATCTATTACCGATATCAACAAGAACAACAACATCCCTGCGACGTACGAGCATCTTCCTGAGGACGTCCGTCTAGTActggaggagcgcaagaagaagcgtgatgaagaagatctGTTAGCGGCGCTTGCGAGCATCAAGGTCGATCGATGAGGCAAGgtcaccaagatcaaggagatcGACTTCGCTTCTGCCTCCACGGATGCATCTATTGAGGTAACACCTGCTGCAAGTGCTCCATCTACtggtgttactatggaacagattcagaaattgctagctgagcgtgatgtttattgggttaaATGCTTAACTCTAAGGAAAGAAAATCGTCTGGTAAGAAACCAAAAACAACCGATGAACCTCCATCTGtttctacttctgaattttatgttcctcaaccatcggcagcatctcctgtgagtcaacctcaatatgggatgccgatgaattatttcagtggtcaGACTGTGACACACACATACACTGAACCTATTATGAGTATTCCTGGTTCGGCCAACATTAGCCGAACAAACAAGCTTGTTTCGTGTGTGCCACCAGAACCCCCCAAGAACTCAGTGCCGCATATCGGTCCTATGTCCGATGAGATGTTTGACCGATATGTACATCACTGGCAAAATCGGCagagatcggtcagaccgagTTACTAgcctggtcagaccggttccccccGACCAGTCTGATCGGTCCATCCGGTCAGCTTGTTCCAAACCAGCGTGACGTATCTACATCCACATAGCCAAATTCTTCGAACAATTTTGACAAAGCGCTTGctgattataagaatgatttAGCTAATTTGCTTAGAcaaagttttggagtggatgttagaagCAAAACCCGCACATACGAAAAGTTGTATCCTACTTCATTTGATTCGGTTGCATACcctgctggttttaggttgcctgGATTTGTTAAATTCAGTAGGAAAGATACTAGGAGCACTTTTGAACATATTAGTCAGTATATTTCCCAATTAGTAGAAGCTGGTTCTATAAATAAGTTGAAAGTACGcttgttttctttatctttaa is drawn from Panicum virgatum strain AP13 chromosome 1N, P.virgatum_v5, whole genome shotgun sequence and contains these coding sequences:
- the LOC120655959 gene encoding replication factor A protein 1-like isoform X2, whose translation is MSRFRICNAKDYYKSVQAPYMLELTCHTRVSHTEEPGSFPNYVYNLTPFSELQQFVGDRKKFHDVLGILIEAAEPEWISFSNQPKPNLRRNILLRDATGNEVRVSLWGQKASAFNIDNLNDSSGPSPTTILLTGCLVKTFQGQLYLSGHSACHWYINPEIPESETLLQSVGSQNITVRKTGTPLEDLPVPQTQQNKEHLTLREMQDIDPYEFPEKGCMCTVTITRLIDASTWWFPSCNFCNKSCKQEGCDFICYECGTTNKFSYKYKLNFITSDGTEEAEMICFGEIGRRIVGKPVETVMRTPKGNDLLPLDVAGIVSSKFTFTVLMTEKSYRVPKKSYRITSIVTAYGKQKITPSLSQNAPQSSQDIGTSDKEIAKVETISAASCPSSSQLYGLLTPTKTLPIQSMHLQTPEKSVLLSSKDADVQVVEDAEATNKSAKKRLYTSVMEAEKSKVPNKSSDKDMPDIPTELAKNDAAIPSLSTKMAEKQEPINQEKAIYGKGTKSSKK
- the LOC120655959 gene encoding replication protein A 70 kDa DNA-binding subunit B-like isoform X1, coding for MSYSPLVSLTPKDRLKTIFVRVIRKWEFRGINDDGPLQHIDLILADTQGSAIYAEIPPTEAEKHGRIIQPCQNYIMSRFRICNAKDYYKSVQAPYMLELTCHTRVSHTEEPGSFPNYVYNLTPFSELQQFVGDRKKFHDVLGILIEAAEPEWISFSNQPKPNLRRNILLRDATGNEVRVSLWGQKASAFNIDNLNDSSGPSPTTILLTGCLVKTFQGQLYLSGHSACHWYINPEIPESETLLQSVGSQNITVRKTGTPLEDLPVPQTQQNKEHLTLREMQDIDPYEFPEKGCMCTVTITRLIDASTWWFPSCNFCNKSCKQEGCDFICYECGTTNKFSYKYKLNFITSDGTEEAEMICFGEIGRRIVGKPVETVMRTPKGNDLLPLDVAGIVSSKFTFTVLMTEKSYRVPKKSYRITSIVTAYGKQKITPSLSQNAPQSSQDIGTSDKEIAKVETISAASCPSSSQLYGLLTPTKTLPIQSMHLQTPEKSVLLSSKDADVQVVEDAEATNKSAKKRLYTSVMEAEKSKVPNKSSDKDMPDIPTELAKNDAAIPSLSTKMAEKQEPINQEKAIYGKGTKSSKK